ACACGCCCCGCAGCGCGCGCACCTCTTCACCGCCCACGAAGAAGGCCCGCGTGAGCCCCTCCACCTGGATGAGGGGGCCGGCGTCCGGTGCAGGGGCCGACGTCACGACTTGCCCTTCGCCGCGGCCTTCTCCGGCTCGCGCACCGCGTCCCCGTGGGACAGCTCCTTGGACAGCGTGCGGTAGGGGCCCTCCACCACGCGGTCACCGACCTGCAGGCCCTCCAGCACCTCCAGCTCCGTGTCGGAGGCGATGCCGGTGCGCACGCGGCGCACCTGCGCCTTGTTGTCGTTGTCCACCACGAACACGACCTTGGCCAGCGCCTCCGTGCGGCGCTTGGCGGTGAGGGACGTGCCCTCCACCGGCGCCTGGTAGTCCGGCAGCGAGCGCTCCGCGCGCACCGTGACGGCCTGGATGGGCACAAGCACCGCGTCGTTGTGCGTCTCCGCGCTGATGCGCGCCTCGGCGCTCATGCCGGGGAGCACGCCCGGCGGACGCGCGTCCAGGGCGACGGTGATGGGGAAGCTCGTCACCTCGGCCTCCGTGCCCGGGTTCTTGATGGTGGCCTTCTGGGCGATCTCCACCACGGTGCCGGTGAAGGACTGGCCCTCCAGCGCGTCCAGCGTCACCTCCGCGGGCTGGCCGTACTTCAGGTGCACCACTTCGTGCTCACCCACCTCGAACTTCACCTCCATCTGGTTGAGCGCGGCGATGGTCATCACCACGTCCTCGGAGAAGTCGGAGCCGCGCACGCGCTCGCCCACTTCACGCGACAGTTCAATCACGTTGCCGTCGATGGGGGACAGGAGCGTGGTGCGCGCCAGGTCCGTGGAGGCCTGCTCCAGCACGGCGCTGCTCTGGGCCACGCGCTGCCGGGCGGCGGCGAGGCGCGCCTCGGCGGTGTCCACCACCGCCTGGGACTGCTCCACCTCCGCGGCGGACGCGAGCCCCTTCTCCGCCAGGCCCTTCACGCGGCCCAGCTCCGCGCGCTGGCGCACGGCGTCCACGTCCGCCACCTGGACCTCCGAGCGGGCCGCGTCGCGCGACGCGGTGGCCTGCTTCACGGCCGCCTCGTAGTAGCGCTTGTCGATCTGCCCCAGCACCTGCCCCTTGGTGATGGCGTCGCCGTCCTTCACCTTGAGGGAGACCAGGTCTCCGGACAGGTTGGAGGAGATCTTCACCGTGGTGGCCGCCTGCACCTTGCCCGCGCCGGTGATGGTGCGGGTGATGGTGCCCTTGCGGGCCTTGGCCATCTGGACTTCCTGCGTCGGGGGCGGCCGGTCCCGCAGGCCGCCCACGGTGATGGCCACCGCTCCCAGCAACAGCGCGCCGGCGATTGCCGCCTTCCACCACGTCATTGTGATTCTCCCGGGTTCAGCGTGCCCATGGCCCGGAACAGGGCATAGCGGGCGATTTCGACATCGATGCGGCTCTGGAGCAACACCAGCTCCGCCTGGGTCAACTTGAGCTGCGCGTCTCGCACGTCCAGCGTGGAGCCGGCGCCCGCGCGAAAGCGCTCCTCCGCCAGCGCCAGGCCCTGCTGGGCGACCGCGCGGTTGTCCGTCGCGAGCTTCGCGGAGGCGATCTGGCCCTCCAGCACCTGGTGGGAGCGGCGCACCTCCGCCTCCAGCTCCCGCGCCGTCTGCGCGAACGTCAGCTCCGCCTTGCGGATGTTGACCTGGGCGCGCGCGGACTGGGCGTTCGTGGCGAAGCCGTTGAACAGGTCCCACGTCAGGTTGATGCTACCGTTGAAGATGTTGCCGTAGCCGGGCTCGCTGAAGAACGGGCCCGGGGCCTGGCTGTTGTGCGAGTACCGCGCGGACAGGCCCACGCGGGGGATGTAGTCCCCCTGCACGATGGCCCGCTGCAGCTGCGCCACCTGTACGCGCTGCTGGAGCGCCTTGAGCAGGGCGCGGTGCTCGCGGGCCTGCTTGAGGGCGTCATCCAGGGCGGGCGCCGGCGCGGGCTCCTGCTGGAACACGCCGGGGTCCACCGCCTGGAGCAGCTCCGTGCCGGGGCGCGCCAGCCACACGGCCAGCTGCACCTGGTCCGCCACCAGCTGGTTCTGGCGCTGCACGACGTTGATGCGGTCGTTGCCCAGGTTGACCTGCGCGGCGATCTCCTCGGACTTGCCCACGCGGCCCGCGGTGAAGAGGGCGCGCGCGCGCTCCAGCTGCTCCTCGCTGCGCTGCGCGGTCGCCTTGAGCACGTCCAGCGAGGCCTGCGACAGGAAGAGGTTGAAGAAGCGGCGGATGGCCTCCAGCTCGGAGGTGTCCGACTCCTCGATGGACTGGTTGCGCGTGGCGTCCACGTTGACGCCGGCCTGCTCCAGCTGCTTCCAGAGACCGCGGTTGTAGATGACCTGCGACAGGCCCACGGACGCGAAGTAGCTGTCCGCCGTATTGGAGGTGGCCACCACCTCCCGCGTGACGGTCTCCGTCTCACTGATGGGGACGGTGAAGACCTGCCGTCGCTGGCCCACGTAGTCCAGGCTGGGGCCCAGGTTGAGCTGCACCTGCGGCAGGAGGCCGGAGCGCGCCACGCGCTGGTCCTCCTGGGCCACGGCGACATCCAGCGCGGCCTGGAGCGCCTGGGTGTTCTTGCGGCCCAGCTGGCGCGTCTCCTCCAGCGTGATGGGCGTGGCGGTGAGCAGCGTCGCGACGACGAGGAAGGCGCTCACTGCGCACCTCCCGCAGGCAAGCCAATGAAGAAGACGCCCACGTACATGAGGTACATCACCCCGATGAGCACCAGCGCGCGCCCCAGGCGCATGCCGGTGGCGGTGGAGAAGCCCACTCCCAGCAGGCCCACGCTCCACAGGTTGAAGAAATCCACGCCCTTGAGCACGCGCTGCATCTTCGGCGACAGGCCGTCCAGCATGGCCAGGCTGGAGGGCACGAGCCGCGCCGCGCGCAGGTCGGTGAGCGAGTGCTGCCAGGCCGCGCACACCGCGTAGATGAGGTGGTACAGCGCGATGGGCAAGAGCGCCACGGAGGCCGCCGCCATCAGCTGCCCGAAGGACGCGGGCTTGTTGAAGAGCCACGCGGTGACCCAGAGGATGCACGCGAGCAGCAGCACCATCAGGGGCATCACGATGAGGCCGTTGGCGATGCCGCCCACCAGCGCCTTGCGCGACGCCGTCTGGATCTGCTCGGCGATGTCGGACTCGGACACGCTGGACGCGGTCGAGTCCGTGGGCAGGGCGCTCACGATGGAGGCGGTGGCGTCCCAGCGCAGCGCGAAGACGGTGCCGGAGATGGCGACGCAGAAGGCGAGGATGAGGAGCGGCCACAGCCAACGCCGGGCCTCGACGGCCGCGCGCGTGCCCCCCAGGGGGTCCACGAAGATGCGCGCCGGTTGAACAAGGGAGGTCATAGGGATGGGGTCTCAGGGCGGATTACGCAGCCCTCCCGGAGTGATTGCCCGGTCCCTTGAATTCAGTCGGGAAACGGGCGGGCAGCCAAACGAAATCCGGCGGCGCCCCAAGGTTTATCCTGCCTTGCATCCATCCTGTAGCGGTCTGTAGCCTAAATTTTGCGGCGGAGCGGCGGACGGTGTATTCCGCTCGGCTGGACGCTTGCCGGAGCATGAATGGTCGACAGCACGGATCTCGCCCAGGTTCTCCATGAGGCGCATGACATCGCCCGCAGCGTCGCCCAGAAGCCCACGTCGGCCCACGTGTTGCTGGCGCTCTTCACGGTGGAGAACCGTGCCCAGCTCCTCCTGAAGGAGAAGGGCGTGGACGAGGACGCGCTGCTCCAGCTCATCACGGAGGCCCCGGCGGAGACGGGCAACGTGGTGCAGGAGTTGACCGCGCGCGCCCGCGAGCTGGCCAGCACCTTCCGTGCGGGGGAGGCGGACTGCCTGCACCTGCTCATCGCCATCATCCGCAAGCGCTGCGCCGCGAGCGACCTGCTGGGGCGCACGGGCCTGGACCTCATCTCCCTGTCCAACACGGCGCTCGCCTATTCCACCAGCGGTGGCCTGCCGCGCCGGCTCCAGCCGGGCTATGGCCAGGCGGTGGCCACGCGCGCGCCGGTGAGCCGCCCGGTGGGCGCGCCGCCGTCTCCCCTCCCCTCCTCCACGTTCGCGCTGAGCGTGCCGCGCCCGGCGCCCCCACCAGCGCCGGTGATGACGCCCCCGGTGACGACCCCTCCGCCGGCCGCGCGCTCGACGCCCGCGCTGTCGCCGCGAGACCTGATTGACGTGGACGAGGACGACGTGACGCAGGACGCCGTCGCGGAAGCCCCGCCCCCGGCGATGCCGCGCATGGCGCCGCCCGCCCCGGTGGCCCGCGCGACGCCGCCCGCCCCTCCGCCTTCCGCGCCGGTGGCCCCCCAGGCTCCCCAGGCTCCGGTGACGCGTCCGTCCGCATCGCCCTCGCAGGCCAAGGGGCAGCCGCTGACGTTGGACGCCAAGGCGTTCCCGATGCTCACGTCGCTGGGCCGCAACCTGAGCCAGGCCGCCCGCGAAGGGAAGCTGGACCCGGTGGTGGGCCGCGCGCGGGAGGTCGAGGAGGTCATCGACATCCTGGGCAAGCGCCGCACCAACAACCCGTGCCTGCTGGGTGAGCCCGGCGTGGGCAAGACGGCGGTGGTGGAGGGCGTGGCGCAGCGCCTGCTGGGGCTTCGCGGCACGCTGGCGGAGAAGATCCTCGTCGAGCTGGACATGGCCACGCTGGTCGCGGGCACGCAGCTGCGCGGCTCGTTCTCCGAGAAGCTCAACGCGCTGAAGGAAGAGGTGCGGCGGGCCGAGGGGCGCGTGGTGGTCTTCATCGACGAGATCCACACGCTGGTGGGCGCGGGCTCCACGGGTGAGGGCCCGCAGGACGCGGCCAACGAGCTGAAGACGGCGATGGCTCGCGGCGAGTTCCCCTGCATCGGGGCGACGACGCACGACGAGTACCGCAAGTTCATCGCGGCGGACCCGGCGCTGGAGCGCCGCTTCACGCCGGTGGTGGTGAACGAGCCGTCGGTGCCGGAGACGGTGCAGATCCTCCAGGGCATCATCGGGCGCTACGAGGAGCACCACGCGCTGCGCTACCTGCCGGAGGCGCTGGAGGCCGCCGCGTCGCTGGCGAGCCGCTACGTGACGGACCGGTTCATGCCGGACAAGGCCATCAGCGTGGTGGACCTGGCGGGCAGCCGCTGCCACCGCGAGGGCAAGCACCGGGTGGACGCCGCGGACGTGGCGCGCGTGGTGGCGAAGCTGGCGGGCGTGCCGGAAGAGCGGCTCTTGATGAACGACTCCGCGCGGCTGCTCCGGCTGGAGAACGACCTGGCGGAGCGCGTGATTGGCCACGGCGACGCGGTGGTGCGGATTGCCCGGGTCATCCGCCGCAACTACGCCGGCTTCGCGTCGCGCCGCCCCATGGGCAGCTTCCTCTTCCTGGGCCCCACGGGCGTGGGCAAGACGGAGATGGCGCGGGCGCTGGCGGAGGTGCTGTTCGGCAACCGGGACGCGCTGGTGCGCCTGGACATGAGCGAGATGTCCGAGTCCCACGGCGTGTCGCGCCTCATCGGTTCGCCCGCGGGCTACGTGGGCTTCGGTGAGGGCGGGCAGCTCACGGAGCCGGTGCGCCGCCGGCCGTCGTCGGTGGTGGTGCTGGACGAGATCGAGAAGGCGCACCGCGAGGTGCAGATGCTGCTGCTCCAGGTGTTGGAGGAGGGGCGGCTGACGGACGGCAAGGGCCGGCACATCGACTTCTCGAACACGGTCATCGTGATGACCACGAACCTGGGCGCGGAGGCGTTCAGCCGCACGGGCCGCGCGGTGGGCTTCGGCGCGGCGGACGCGGCCGAGGGCAAGGCGCTGGACCTGGCGTCGGACACCGCGCGCAAGGCGCTGCCGCCGGAGCTGTGGAACCGCATCGATGAGCGGCTGCCGTTCCGTCCGCTGGCGGAGCAGGAGGTGGCGAAGATCGCCACGCTCATCCTGGCGGAGAGCAGCAAGCGACTCGCGACGGAGCGCGGCATCGTCTACACGGCGGGCACGGACGTGGTGGGGCACCTGCTCAAGTCCGGCGGCTTCGACCCGATGCTGGGCGCGCGGCCGATGCGCCAGGTGGTGCAGCGGCTGGTGGAAGGCCCCCTGGCGGAGCGCATCCTCTCCGGCGAGTTCGGCGCGGGAGACCGCGTGCGCGTGGCCGTGCAGGCCGGTCAGCTCCAGTTCGCCCGGGACGCCGCCTGACGGTGGCGCGGCGAGGCCGGAGCCCGCGGAGCGGTACGGCGAAGGCGCGTCGGGTCTCCGTGGTCATCGTTGGCGCGGGGCGGCTCGGTGGTGCGCTCGCGTTGGCGTTGCAGGCGAAGCGCTGGCCCGTGCGCGTGTACTCGCGCGACGACGCGGGCCATGAGCGCACGCGGGCCCTGGGCCTGAAGCCCGCGACGCCCGCGGACCTGAAGAAGGCTCGCGTCTGCGTGTTGTGTGTTCCGGACGCGGTGGTGCCGTCGGTGTCCGAGTCCCTGTCCCGCGAGCTCCCGCGCACGGTGGCGCTGGTGCACACCGCGGGCGCCCTGCCACTCTCCGCGCTGGGCACGCAGCGGGGCCGCGCGGTGGGCTCCTTCCATCCGCTCTGCGCGGTGTCCTCCGCGAAGGACTCGCTCGCGGGCCACACCGCCGCGATCAGCACGCGCTCCCCTGCCCTGCGCGCCGTGCTCCAGCGCATGGCGGAGGACGTGGGCTTCGCGATGTTCGACGTGCCGGAGTCGCACCGGGCCGCCTACCACGCAGGCGCGGTGCTGAGCGCCGGTGGACTGGTGGCACTCGCGGACGCGGCCGTGGGCGCACTGGGCGCGGCGGGCATCGACCCCGAGGCGGCCTTGAAGGCGCTGCTGCCGTTGATGCGCTCGGCACTCAGAGGCATCGAGGCGCGTGGCCTTTCGGGTGGGCTCACCGGCCCCATCGTCCGGGGGGACGCGGGCGTCGTCGCGGCGCACCTGGCGGCCCTGCCCACGGACATCGCACCGCTCTACGCGCAACTGTCGCGGCGGGCCCTGCGGCTGGCCTCGGATCGGCTCCGCCCGGAGCCCCGTGCCGCGCTGGAAGCCCTGCTCGCGAAGAAGTGACGGCGCGCGTCCCGGTGGCCCCGGACGCGCGCCCTTCCCACCGGACTAGGTGAGGATGATGCGCGGGCTCTGCAGCGCGCGGCGCACGATGGCCAGCGCCTGCTCGGAGGCGGCCTCGGCCTCCGTGAGGCGGCGCAGGCACACGTCGCCGCCCACCGCCACGGAGCGCTTCAGGTCCGCCAGCAGCGTCAGCGCCGCCTGGAGCATCTCCTTGCCCTGCGGAGACTCCGCGGCCGGCTTGCCCGCCGCCTGGGACACGTGCGCCGTGAAGCGCTGCACCGCGTCCATGGTCGCGTTCGGGTCGTACTTCTCCAGCATCGGCTTCAGCCGATCCGGATTGATGCGGATGAGCCGCAGCGCGCCGACCTTCTGGAAGGCCGGGTGCACCAGGCCGATCTCCGACATCTCGAACGCGCCCAGCAGGCCCTCGTCCGGCGCGCGGTGCGAGTGCGGCACCACGTCCACGAAGAGCGCCAGCGGATCCGCGCCCTGCTTGAACGCCTCCAGCTCGTCGTCATCCAGCGGCGGGAAGCTCGCGGGCGTGCCGATGAACAGCAGCGGCAGCACCACGTCGTGCCAGAACTCCTCCGGCGCGGAGCCCGTGCCGCCCACCGTCGCCACCAGGTGCGTCAGCAGCTCCGCGAGCCGCGGGGCGCGCTCGGCCTGATCCGCCAGCGACTTGCCCTGCTCCATGCGCTGCAGCGACGTGACGATCTGCCCCTCGAACTGCTGGCGGGCCTCCGGCGGCAGCGGCGGCTGGGTGCGGCCCAGCGCGTCACGCACGTCGCGCGCCAGCGCGTCCGTCTTCGCCTCGAGCGCCTGCTTCGTCTTGGCCGGATCCACCACGATGAACTGGAGGAAGCCCGGGTCGAACAGGCGCTGGTAGTCCTGGGGGCCCAGCCGCTGGGGCTGACCGCCACCCAGGGCCTGCGCCGGGTTGGTGCCGAACTTCACCTGCCCCAGCGAGCGGCGGATGTCGGCGGCCAGGTCGTCCAGCCGCGTCAACTTGCCCTGCGCCAGCGCGTCCATCACCGCCCCGAACGGGGACAGCATGATGATGGCCTCGGGGAAGCCCAGCGAGGCGCCTTCCGGCGAGTCCCGGTTGGGGAACCAGAACGCCTGGTGCTCGGTGATGAGGCGCAGCGCGAAGCCGCCCGCCAGGCCCAGCGCCGCGCCCTGGTGGTTCGGGTTGTTCGGGTCGAACCGGCCGCCCAGGAGCTGGATGACCGACGTCTCCACGTCCGCCCACGGCGCCTTCGTCAGGTCGACCGGCGCGCCGCTGGCCTTCTCCAACGCGGCGGAGAGCTGGAGCTGCGCATTGTGCACGTGCTGCGGGACGGGGAGCCCCTGGGGCTCGGCGGGTTCGGTCATGGGAAGGTTCCTGTGGGGAATGCGACGCGTTCCCTTACCGTGAAAAACGCGTTCGTGACTACGATTTGTGGTCGGTAGGATGCGCCGCCATGTCAGCCTCTCGCGGGCCTGCCCGCCAGCCCGCCATCCTCGTGTGTCTCCTGCTGCTGACATCGGGGTGTGCTTTCGTCGCACCCCGTTTTCCGCAGAACGTCCAGGCGTCGTTCGCCCGGGACGACATGCACAAGCTGACCACGCGGTCGATGGAGCTGTACTACCCGGCGCACCTGCGCGGGACGGCGCTGCGGGTGGCTGCCCGGATGGAAGGCTGCGTGGAGCGGCTGCGCTCCGACGCGTGGAGCAAGGCCGAGCGCAAGCGGGTGCTCGTCTACCTGACGAGCGCGGACTTCAACAACGCGTACGTCCAGTCGGAGTTCGCCAGCACGCCGCAGCAGATGGTGCTGCCGCAGCACATGACGCTGGAGCAGTTCAACCTGCTGGGTCTGGGTGAGACGGACATCGGCGACGTGGCCTGTCACGAGTCCGTCCACTACGTGCAGATGCAGCAGGTGGGCGGCCTGTGGAACGTGCTGAACAAGGTCACGGGCGGCCTCTTCCAGCCCAACATCTTCACCGAGTCCTGGTTCCTGGAAGGCCTGGCCACCTACTACGAGGGCCGGCTGGGCAAGGACACGGGACGTCCCTACAGCCCGGTGTGGCGCGGCTGGTGGGAGGGCGCGGTGGTCGCCCGGAAGGGCGAGCTCAACGCGGGCTACCTGTCCCCGGAGAACCGCGCGCTGGATCCGTTCGGCGGCAACTACCTGAGCGGCATGAACTTCGTGGAGTACCTGGCGAAGACGTACGGCGAGAAGCGCCTGTGGAAGCTGGTGGACGAACAGGGCGGCTCACTGTTCCCGCCCCTCGCGGTGACGCTGCGCTTCAAGCGGGTGTACGGCAAGGACATCGGCTCGCTGTTCAGCGAGTTCGAGCAGAGCCTCCAGAAGGACCTCCAGGTGCGCGAGCGCCCCGCCACGCAGCAGGTGCTGGTGCGGGACGCGGGCTACTTCTCGCGGCTCGTCGCGAACCCGGCCGACGGGAGCACCGCGCTGGTGAGCGTGGGCCGTGAAGACATCACCCACCTCACCGTGCGCGAGCGCGACGGCCGCGAGCGCTTCAGCCGCGCGCTGGTGCAACTGCTGCCGGGGCGCCGGTGGGTGGTGGCCAGCCCGTCGCTGGTCAGCGGCATGACGTTCAGCCGGGACGGCCAGTGGCTGTACCTGGTCAGCGCGGACGTGGACTCGGTGGGCAGCTACACCGGGAAGCTGTGGCGGGTGGACGCGCGCACGGGCGACGTGGTGCGGCTGTGGGACGGCCTGGTGGGCATGGGCGGCGACGTGACGGCGGATGGCCGGTCCTACGTGTTCGTGGAGGTGAACGGCGACGCGGCCAACCTCGTGCGGTTGGACCTGGAGAGCGGCCAGCGCGAGCGGCTGACGGACTTCAAGGCGCACACGGCCTTGGGCACGCCCGTGACGTCACCGGACGGGGGGCGGTACGTGTTCCCCATGAACGGCACGGAGGGCTGGGACCTGGTGCTGCGCGAGCCGGACGGTTCGCTGCGCTGGCTCACGCGGGATGGGCTGTTCAACTACTCGCCCCGGTGGCTGGACGCGGGTCACCTCGTCTTCCTGCGCGAACATGAAGGCCGGCTCCAGGCGCACGTGATGACGGTGTCCACGCGGCGCATCGCCCGCGTCACCGACGCGCCTCTCCTGGTGCTCGACGCTGCGCCCGTGAGCGGGGATGCCGTGGCCTTCCTCAACCGCGACGGCATCAACTTCACCGTGGACCGCGCGCCCCTCACCGAAGCCCTGGCCGAGCTGCGCGCCACGCCCGAGCCGCCGGCCGAGAGCGTCGCGACCGCACCGGCTCCCGACACGGCGGCCACGACCCAGGCCACGGACGGACAGGACGGCTTCGTCACCTTCCCCGGTCAGCCCGCCCCTCCGACGGATGCCCCCACGCAGGCCGCTTCCGAAATCGCCTCGGCACCGGTGGCGCCGCCGCCCCTGCCGGTGGATCCCGCCCATGACGTGGACGCGCCCGTGACGCCTCCGGCCGTCGTCGGCCACGCGGTGGACGTGCTGACGGACGAGCCCTACTCGCCGCTCGAAGGCTTCTTCATCCCGAACTACCGCGTCCCCTACTTCTACACGGTCCCCAACGACGTGGACGAAAACGACCCGTACTTCGCGGGCGGCATCTCCATCGCGGGCCAGGACCGGCTGGGCTTCAACGCCTACGCGCTCACGCTCACCTACGACTTGAAGGAGAAGCAGCCCGGCGTGTCGTTCGCTTACGGCAACGCGCTGCTGTCGCCCTTCTACCTCCAGGTCTCCGCGTCACGCCTGCGGGAGAACGGACGCACGGACCTGCAGGCCACCGCGTTCGCGTCCCGCACGTTCTGGACGACGCCCGTGAGCTTCGGCGTGCTCGCGCTCGACCGCCGCTTCGACGCCACGGAGCGCCGTCCGGCCATCACCACGCGCCTCATCGGACCGGAGGTCGCCGCGTCGTACTTCGCCGGCGAGGGGACGTCCTACGGCGGCACGCAGCGCGGCCTGGGCCTGTCCTTGAGCGGCGGCGTCTTCCCGAAGGCCTTCACGCTCGACTCCACCGTGGGCGACGTGCGCCTGGGCGTGGACGGCTATCTGGGCGGCCTGCCCTTCACCGGCAAGGACAACCTCCAGCTCTCCGTCGCGGGCCGCGCCCTGCCCGGCGCGCCCACCGAGCTGCTGGAGGTGGGCGGCATCGTCGCGGGCCAGGCCTTCTTCCTCAACCGCGACAGCACCACGGAAGGCGGCCTGCCGCTCCAGCTCCAGCCGGGCCTCGCCTTCAGCGAGTACCTGCGCGGCTACGAGGACCACACCTTCCGCGCGCGCAACGTGCTGCTCGCCAACGCGCGCTACCGCTACCGCTTCATCATCGACTACGGCTGGGCGTCCACGCTGTGGGTGCTGCCGTCCCTCTTCGTCAGCCAGGTCGAGCTGGACGCGTTCGGCTCGCTCGCGCGCACGGACAACCGGGCCAACCACGGGGCGGTGGGCGGCTCCGCCACGCTGCGGCTCACCATGGGCCAAGCCTACGCGCTCTCGTTCTTCTACCAGTACGCCCACCGCTTCGATGACGGCTTCGGCGACCTGCACCTCATCGGGATGACCTTCTAGCGAGGCCCGCGCAGGCCATAGAGGCCTTCCTCACGCGCCACCTGGAGCACCGCGGAGGGCACCAGCTCCGACGGCTCCAGGCCGCGCGCCAGCTGATCTCGCACCTGCGTGGAGGACACCTCCGCCAGCGGCGGCCCCACCGTGTCCGGCGCGGGGTAGCCCGCGCGGTAGAGCACCAGCACGCGCGCCATCCGCTGGATGCGGTCGAAGTCTTTCCACTGCGGCAGGTCCCGCAGGATGTCGCTGCCGATGATCAACGAGAAGCGTGTGTCCGGGAAGCGCTCCACCAGGTACGCCAGCGTGTCCACCGTGCGCCCGCCGCCGCCCAGCTCGCGCTCCACCAGGCTCGTCTGGAGCCAGCCGGACGTCTCACGGCAGAGCGCTTCACACATGCGCACGCGCGCTTCGAAGGGCTCCAGTTGCTTGCCGAACGGATGGTGGAACGTGGGCATCAGCCACACGGCGTCCATGCCCTGCGTTGCGTGGACGTAGGAGGCCGCCATCAGGTGGCCCACGTGCGGCGGGTTGAACGAGCCTCCGAGCAGCGCGACCTTCACGGCGGGCCTCTTATTTGACGGTGAGCTTCGTCGAGCGCGAATCGACCTGCAGCACCCGGGGCGGCAGCACCAGGTGCCCATCCAACCGGAACGCGGAGAAGCTCAGGTTGCGCTCCGCCTTCTCCAGCAGGCCGCACGTCTGCTCCGCGGCCCCCACCAGCCTGCCCGGCGTCACGAAGTAGCGCGGGCCAATCTGCACCACCGCCGGTTCGGACTCCTTGCCGTGGATGAACACCTGCGCGTTGAGCAGGTCGTCGCGCACCAGGTCGTTCTTGTCGTGCACCACGCAGCAGAGCGTGTCCCCCACCAGGTCCATGGCCTTGTTGGCCACGCCCGGGTCCCGGTATGCCAGCGAGTCGCGCTCCGGCACGCGCACGAAGCGCTCCATCACCAGCCGCCGGTCGTCCTCGGACGTCAGGTCCGAGGGGGCCTCGCGAGACGCGGGCGTGCGCCCGAGGCCGTCCTGGGGCGCCACCAGCCACTGCGTCACGTCCGCAAGGAAGTCCGCGTCCGAGTACTCGCGCCCGCCCCGGCTCTTCTTGCGGCGCCACAGCACCCACTCATCCAGGTCCGTGTAGCGCGCGCCGGTGAAGAGGAATCGCCGGGCCCCCTTCGAACGCAGCAGCTCGTAGGCCGCGTCGAAGGCGTCCAGGTCGCCATGCGTATCGGAGAAGACACCAATCACGGGGAGGTCACCGCGAGGAAGCGTACAGCAGGGCGGGCTCGCGGCGCTTGCGGAAGGCCTCCGCCTGCGCCTCGAAGCCCTCCAGCATCCGGTCCAGGGACCACCCCTCCTCGATGCCGCGACGCACCTGGTCGGTGCCGCACAGCAGGTCGAACGCGGGCACGTCCTCCACGAACTCGTACGCGTCCGCTCGCCAGGCGAAGTGCCCCGGGCCAATGTCGTGCAGCGCCTGGGTGATGGCGATGCCCGTGCGCAGCGGCTGGTACACCCTGCGGTCCGTGACGTGGATGAAGGCCCCGTTGCACGACTGGCCCTGGTACTTGTCGAACGTGGGGGTGAAGCCCACCGGACGGAAGGCCACGCCCGGCAGCCGCTCCCTGTCCAGCCGGGCCATCAGCTGATCCGTGTCCACCCACGGCGCGCCGAACTGCTCGAAGGGCCGGCAGGTGCCGCGGCCCTCGGACACGTTGGTGCCCTCCAGTTGGCACATGCCCGGGTACACCAGCGCCGTGTCCGCGGTGGGCATGTTGGGCGACGGCGGCAGGAACGGCAGGCCCGTGTCGCTCCAGTACATCTCGCGCGTCCAGCCCTCGCACGGCACCACCGTGAGGTCGCAGCCGAAGCCCTCCTGTGCGTTGAACAGCCGCGCCAGCTCCCCCGCCGTCATGCCGTGGCGGTTGGGCAGCGCGTACAGCCCCACGAAGGAGCGGAACTTCTCCCCCACCAGGTTGCCCTCCAGCGTCACCCCATCCAGCGGGTTGGGCCGGTCCAGCACGTAGAACGCCACGCGGGCCTGGGCCGCGGCCTTCATGGCCAGGGCCATGGTGTAGACGTAGGTGTAGTAGCGGCTGCCCACGTCCTGGATGTCGAACACCAGCGCGTCCAGCCCCTTGAGCCACTCCTGGCGCGGGGAGAGCGACTCGAAGGTGGAGCCGTAGAGGCTGTGCACCGGGACACCCGTCTTGCGGTCGCGCGCCTCGTCCACGGCCA
The sequence above is drawn from the Corallococcus sp. NCRR genome and encodes:
- a CDS encoding AAA family ATPase, which translates into the protein MVDSTDLAQVLHEAHDIARSVAQKPTSAHVLLALFTVENRAQLLLKEKGVDEDALLQLITEAPAETGNVVQELTARARELASTFRAGEADCLHLLIAIIRKRCAASDLLGRTGLDLISLSNTALAYSTSGGLPRRLQPGYGQAVATRAPVSRPVGAPPSPLPSSTFALSVPRPAPPPAPVMTPPVTTPPPAARSTPALSPRDLIDVDEDDVTQDAVAEAPPPAMPRMAPPAPVARATPPAPPPSAPVAPQAPQAPVTRPSASPSQAKGQPLTLDAKAFPMLTSLGRNLSQAAREGKLDPVVGRAREVEEVIDILGKRRTNNPCLLGEPGVGKTAVVEGVAQRLLGLRGTLAEKILVELDMATLVAGTQLRGSFSEKLNALKEEVRRAEGRVVVFIDEIHTLVGAGSTGEGPQDAANELKTAMARGEFPCIGATTHDEYRKFIAADPALERRFTPVVVNEPSVPETVQILQGIIGRYEEHHALRYLPEALEAAASLASRYVTDRFMPDKAISVVDLAGSRCHREGKHRVDAADVARVVAKLAGVPEERLLMNDSARLLRLENDLAERVIGHGDAVVRIARVIRRNYAGFASRRPMGSFLFLGPTGVGKTEMARALAEVLFGNRDALVRLDMSEMSESHGVSRLIGSPAGYVGFGEGGQLTEPVRRRPSSVVVLDEIEKAHREVQMLLLQVLEEGRLTDGKGRHIDFSNTVIVMTTNLGAEAFSRTGRAVGFGAADAAEGKALDLASDTARKALPPELWNRIDERLPFRPLAEQEVAKIATLILAESSKRLATERGIVYTAGTDVVGHLLKSGGFDPMLGARPMRQVVQRLVEGPLAERILSGEFGAGDRVRVAVQAGQLQFARDAA
- a CDS encoding efflux RND transporter periplasmic adaptor subunit, with translation MTWWKAAIAGALLLGAVAITVGGLRDRPPPTQEVQMAKARKGTITRTITGAGKVQAATTVKISSNLSGDLVSLKVKDGDAITKGQVLGQIDKRYYEAAVKQATASRDAARSEVQVADVDAVRQRAELGRVKGLAEKGLASAAEVEQSQAVVDTAEARLAAARQRVAQSSAVLEQASTDLARTTLLSPIDGNVIELSREVGERVRGSDFSEDVVMTIAALNQMEVKFEVGEHEVVHLKYGQPAEVTLDALEGQSFTGTVVEIAQKATIKNPGTEAEVTSFPITVALDARPPGVLPGMSAEARISAETHNDAVLVPIQAVTVRAERSLPDYQAPVEGTSLTAKRRTEALAKVVFVVDNDNKAQVRRVRTGIASDTELEVLEGLQVGDRVVEGPYRTLSKELSHGDAVREPEKAAAKGKS
- a CDS encoding YIP1 family protein, whose protein sequence is MTSLVQPARIFVDPLGGTRAAVEARRWLWPLLILAFCVAISGTVFALRWDATASIVSALPTDSTASSVSESDIAEQIQTASRKALVGGIANGLIVMPLMVLLLACILWVTAWLFNKPASFGQLMAAASVALLPIALYHLIYAVCAAWQHSLTDLRAARLVPSSLAMLDGLSPKMQRVLKGVDFFNLWSVGLLGVGFSTATGMRLGRALVLIGVMYLMYVGVFFIGLPAGGAQ
- a CDS encoding TolC family protein, translating into MSAFLVVATLLTATPITLEETRQLGRKNTQALQAALDVAVAQEDQRVARSGLLPQVQLNLGPSLDYVGQRRQVFTVPISETETVTREVVATSNTADSYFASVGLSQVIYNRGLWKQLEQAGVNVDATRNQSIEESDTSELEAIRRFFNLFLSQASLDVLKATAQRSEEQLERARALFTAGRVGKSEEIAAQVNLGNDRINVVQRQNQLVADQVQLAVWLARPGTELLQAVDPGVFQQEPAPAPALDDALKQAREHRALLKALQQRVQVAQLQRAIVQGDYIPRVGLSARYSHNSQAPGPFFSEPGYGNIFNGSINLTWDLFNGFATNAQSARAQVNIRKAELTFAQTARELEAEVRRSHQVLEGQIASAKLATDNRAVAQQGLALAEERFRAGAGSTLDVRDAQLKLTQAELVLLQSRIDVEIARYALFRAMGTLNPGESQ